The DNA sequence CGCTGACGCCGCCGAGCGTCGACCGAGCCCAGCGGAGGACGAGCAGCGCGACGCACGGCCCGCCGAGGAACGCCGCGACGACGGCCGGCGTGCCGAGCGGCGCGGCGAGCGCGACGACCGGGAGACCGGCGAGGAACACGGGGACGAGCGCCGTCGCGTCGGCGTGTTCGGTCAGCGCGGAGCCGAGCCCCTCGTGCGCCGCGTCGCCGAGACAGACGAGCGTCGCCATCCCCGCCTTCGAACCCACCTCCGCGGCGATGGCGAGAGAGAGGGCGACCCGCGGGCCCGCGCCCGCCATGCCGAGGGTGCCGAGCGCCAGCGTCGCGAGGACGAGCGCGACGGCGAGGGTGCCGCCGACGCCCGTCTCGGAGTCTTTCAACACGGACCGGCGGCGCTCGCGGTCGGTCGACTCGTCGTGGACCACGCTCGCGTCGGCCGTGTCGGCGAGTCCATCGACGTGCGTGACGCCCGTGAGCAGGTAGAGCGTGCCCAGATAGAGCGCCGCAGTCGTCGGGAGAGGCAGGGGAAGCGCGAGCGGGAGTGCCGCGATGCCGCCGACGACGTACCCCGCGAGGACGAACGCGACGGGCGTCCGCCGGAACGCCTCCCACGAGCGTTCGGTCCCCTGCACCGGAAGGCGCGTCAGGAACCCGAGCGCGCCCCGCAGGGCGCTCAGAACCACACGACCACCCCCGAGATGACGAGCGCGAGCCACCCGGTGCGGCCGACGAGCGTCCGTGCGCGCCGTGCGTCGCTCGCACTCGGCGGCGCGCCGAAGTCGAGGACGTAGACGCCGGGCTTCTCGAGTCGGAGGGAGAGGCCGGCCGCGAGCGTCGCCATCGGCCATCCGGAGTTGGGAGAGGGTGGATTCGACGTCTGTTCGCGCGCACGCGAGAGCGCGCGGAGGTCGCGGGCGCTCAGGGCGAGGAGAACGGCGGTGACTCTGGCGGGGAGCCACATCGTCAGGTCGTCGAGGCGGGCGCTCGCGGTCCCGTGTGGCTTGTGTGGATAGCCGAGCATGGAGTCGAGCGTGTTGACCGCCTTGACCCACGTCGCGGCGGCCGCGCCGCCAGCGAGTGAGACGGGCGCGACGAGCGTGAACGCGAGGAGCGGGGCGACGAACCCGTCGGCGAGGTTCTCGGCGAGGCTCTCGACCGCGGCGCTTCGAACCTCGGGGGCAGAGAGCGACGCCGCGTCGCGGCCGGCGAGCGACAGGAGTCGCGTCCGAGCGGCGGGGAGGTCCTCGGTCGTGAGAGAGACGACGTCCCGGGCCTCGTCGAGGAGCATACGGAGACTGACCGTCGAGAAGAGCACGAGTCCGGCGGCGAGCGCGGCGAGCGGCGGGACGGGCGCGAGCGCCGAGACGACGCCGAAGACGACGCCACTCGCGAGGAGCGGGAGACCGAGCGCGACGCCGACACCGACGAGCGATGGATGCGCCCAGGTCCTGTCGAGAGGTGCGACGACCCGGCCGAACAGCGCGACGGGGTGGATTCGCCCGGGCGGTTCGGCGACGAGGCGGTCCAGGAGCGCCGCGAACCCGACGGCGGCGGTCGCGGTGGCGGGCATCTAGCGCTCCCCGTTCGCGTGGTCGACGAGCCACGTCGGAAACTCGGCGAGCGAGACGTCGGTCACGTCGACGAACGTCCCCCCGAGCGCCTCGATTCCTCCGTCAGTCGCGGGTGAGTCGCCGACGTGGACGAGCGCCTCCACCGCGACGCCGAGGCCGTCGGCGACGACCTCGAACGCCTGTGGGGCGGGCTTGCGCCAGCCGCACCCGACGCTGGTGACGACGCTGTCGAACTCGCGGTAGTCGAACGCCGAGCGGACGAAGGTCCGACCGACGAGTTCGGGGACGCTACAGTTCGAGAGGACGCCGACGGGTCCGCGGTCGCGGGCGGCCTCGACGGCCTCGACCGCCCCCTCGCGGGTGCGGACGGTGGGGTCGAAAGCGGCGATGACCGCTCGACGGGCGGCGTTCTGGGTGACCGAGACGCCCCGGGACTGAAGGGCGGCACTGACGTGTGCCGGCAGGGGGACTTCGGCACCCTCGGGCGCGTCGATGTGCGGTTCGCGGTAGGCGGCGGCGAAGTCGTCGGGGACGGAGACGTCACGGGCGCGGAGTTCGTCGGCGACGACCGCCGCGGGGTCAGACGGGATGTCGACGTCGACGAGCGTACCGAAGAGATCGAACGAGACTGCCACGACCGAACTGCGGCGAACGTGGACTTGAAACTTTACCTTACCAGCGGTGGTGAACGTGGTCGCGCACGTACTCGTCGTAGACGTCGGCGACGATGCCGTGCTGTTCGTTCGAGAGGGGGTCGGCTTCGCTGGCGGCGACGTTCTCGTGGATGTGGTCGGGGCTCGTCGAGCCGGGGATGACCGCGCTCACGGCGTCGTGGTCGAGGATCCACCGGAGGGTGAACTGCGCGAGCGTCAACTCGTCGGGGACGGCGCGTTCGAGCGCGTCGACCGCGTCGAGGCCCGTCTCAAACGGAACGCCCGAGAAAGTCTCCCCGACGTCGAACGCGTCGCCCTCGCGGTTGTAGTTGCGGTGGTCGTCTTCGGGGAACGTCGAGTCTCGTGACAGGGCCCCGGTGAGGAGACCAGAAGCGAGCGGCACCCGGACGATGACGCCGACATCTCTCCGACGTGCCTCGCGGAAGAACAGTTCTGCGGGGCGCTGGCGGAACGGGTTGAAGATGATCTGGACCGTCTCGACGCCGGGGTACTCGATGGCCTTCAGCGCCTCCTCGCAACGTTCGACGCTGACGCCGTAGGTGTCGACGCGTCCCTCCGCTTTCAGACGTGCGAGCGCGTCGAACGTCTCGGGCTGGTAGTACGCGTCGGTGGGCGGACAGTGCAACTGGACGAGGTCGAGACTGTCCACCGCGAGGTTCTCGCGGGAACGGTCGACGAACGACGAGAGGTGGTCGTAGTCGTAATCCGCCGCGACGTGGGGGTCGAGCCGTCGGCCCGCCTTGGTCGCGACGACGACGTCGGACGCGTCGCGTTCGTCCAGCACGTGCGCGATGTGTTTCTCACTCCGCCCGTCGCCGTAGACGTCGGCCGTGTCGATGAAGGAGATGCCGGCGTCGAGGGCGGCTCTGACGGCCGCGCGACCCTCCTCGTCGGACACCTCGCCCCAGTCCGACCCGATGTTCCACGTGCCGAGTCCGACCTCGCTCACCTCGTACGGACCGAGTTGACGTGTCTGCATGCGCGTGCGTAGACGGCGGCTCCCCGTAAGTGCGGCCCCGGAGGCAGGCTGTGCCGGTTGACACGAGCGACAGACGTCTGTCTGACACGCGGGTAACGTTCAAGTGCCCTCAGCGCGCACCGAAGAGTCGATGAGCAAGATCACGTTCCGTGCCGACGACGACCTCGTCCGACGCCTCGAGGAGTTCGACTCCTCGAAGAGCGAGGTCATGCGCGAGGCGCTCCGTGCGTACCTCGACGGCACAGGGCGTGAGACGGAGACGACGGCGTCGGCGTCGGTGGGAGACAGCATCGACGACGCGCTCACAGCGCGGGTCGACGCGCTGATCGACGAACGCCTCGACGAGCGTTTACGCGCGAGAGAGCCCGCGAGCGGCGCGCAAGACGTCAACGTCAACATCACCGTCGAGGGCGCAGCGGGGACGCGTGAGACGGCGGTGTCCGACGACGACCGCGAGGCGGACCGTCGTAAGACACCGGACGCATACACCGGGGACGACGTGCAAACGGCGGTCGAGTCGTGTGACCAGTGTGGCGAAAACATCTCTCCGGACCACGTTTACTGCCCGAACTGCGGCGAATTAGCGACCCAGCCGACGTGTGGCGAGTGCGGCGACGAGCTCCGGTCTGACTGGGCGTTCTGCCCCGGTTGCGGCCGACGAACACCCGCAGCGGACGTTCTCGACCAGCCGTAAACGCCGTATTCGACCGTCTGACGGCTTCGGAAGCCGCATCGGACATATTGTCTTACGGCCGCCGGTAGATTTATAATGTAGTGGTCAGTCCTTACGTTCGCGTAAGACGGCCGTCTTACAGCCGAGAGGGAGGGTGGCACGGTGTGCCGCCGTCCGTCGGTTTTACGGTGTAAGACGGTGACACGGACCTCACGTCCGGTCCGTCTTACCGGGGGAATGCAAAACCATGGAGCGTGTGACACTACGGATTCCGAAGGAGCAGATCGAAAAGGTCGAGCGAATGGTCGAGACGGGAGAGTTCCCGAACCGGAGCGAAGCGATCCGGGCTGCCGTTCGCGAGATGATTAACGAACAAGGCGAGACCCGCGAGTCGGCGTCGGGTAAGCGCACCTGGGCGAGAGTGTAACGATGCAGGACATCGTTCAGGAAGCGATGCAGCGCGACGAGGCCGAGCGCAAAGCGCAGGCCGAATCGAACGGCGACGACACGTTCGGTGACCCGCGAATCGTCATCGTCGGCTGTGGTGGTGCCGGGAACAACACCATCAACCGGCTGTACAACATCGGCGTCGACGGGGCCGAGACGGTCGCCATCAACACCGACAAACAGCATCTGAAGATGATCGAAGCCGACACCAAGATCCTCGTGGGCAAGTCGCTCACGCAGGGGCTCGGTGCCGGCGGCGACCCCTCGATGGGCGAGCGCGCCACGGAGATGGCGCAGGGCACCGTCAAGGAAGTCCTCGGCAACGCGGACCTCGTGTTCGTGACGGCCGGGATGGGTGGCGGCACCGGGACCGGTGCGGCCCCCGTCGTCTCGAAGATCGCCAAAGAGCAGGGTGCGATCGTCGTCGGCATGGTGTCGACGCCGTTCAACGTCGAGCGCGCCCGCACGGTGAAAGCCGAGGAGGGACTGGAGAAACTCCGCAACGAGGCGGACTCCATCATCGTCCTCGACAACAACCGCTTGCTCGATTACGTCCCGAACCTGCCCATCGGCAAGGCGTTCTCGGTGATGGACCAGATCATCGCCGAGACCGTCAAGGGCATCTCCGAGACCATCACCCAGCCCTCGCTCATCAACCTGGACTACGCGGACATGTCCACCATCATGAACCAGGGCGGCGTCGCGGTGATGCTCGTCGGCGAGACACAGGACAAGAACAAGACCCAGGAAGTGGTGAACGACGCGATGAACCACCCGCTCTTGGACGTCGACTACCGCGGCGCGTCCGGTGGTCTCGTCCACATCACGGGCGGCCCCGACCTCACACTCAAAGAGGCCGAGGGCATCGCGAACAACATCACCGAGCGACTCGAAGCGAGTGCGAACGTCATCTGGGGCGCGCGCATCCAGGACGAGTACAAGGGCAAGGTCCGCGTCATGGCCATCATGACCGGCGTCCAGTCCGCGCAGGTGCTCGGCCCGACGACACAGAAGCAGGCCGACCGCTCGCGACAGAGCATCGAGGCGCAGTCCGCGGGCCAGTCGAACGACCAGCAGTTCGACGCCCGCCAGAACGCCCAGGCCGGCTGGCAGTCCGACGGCGGCCGCGACGAACTCGAGAAGAACAACGGCCTCGACGTCATCCGCTGAGCGGGACGCGAGATTCGTCGACGCCGGCTGTTTTCGCGGTCGTTTCGAAAGCTCTTATTAGAAACTTCCGCACAAACTATATACAATATAGAGTAAATAGCGTATGACGCCGTTCGGGCGTATATAGAATATATAGAAACCCGGCTCGTGAGCGTTCTGCGAGCGATACTCAGAATTCCGTCGCGTTGGGCCGTCTCGATACTGTTTGCGTCGGCGGACGAAGCACCCCACACGCTGTCTCACACCGCGTCACCTCCCGGAGCCGGCGCGAACGGCGGCCGCCGAGGAGGTCACCCGACAGCGAGACCAGACGAAGGCGGCCCCGAGCCCGAACCGAAATCCGAACGCCGTCAGGCCTCGGTGACCGCCTCGACGAGATAGCACTTCCGACAGATGTCGCGTGCCGTCGGCGCACCACAGCGGTCACACTCGCCGAACTCGCTGTCGTCGTCCCCGTTCTCGCGGTGCCGCAGCGCCGCGAGTTCGGCGAGTTCCTCGTACCCCGAGAGGATGGAGTGGCGCGTTCCGGGGTGGGACTCTTCCATCTCCAAGAGGAGCTGTTGAATCTCGCCGCGGTAGGCCTCGCTTGCGTGGGGACACTCGGTGATGTGTGCGGGGAGGTCCATGAGGTGTGCGTAGAGGGCGACTTCTTTCTCGGGGACGTCGCGGAGCGGTTTCGCGCGCGGAACGAACCGGTCTGTCTCCGCGCGGTCGGGGAACGGGCCGAGGGAGGCATCGAAGTGCTTGGCCATCTGCTTTACGTCCCCGGAGAAGAAGTTCATCAGTGCGGTCTGGGCCTCGTCGTCGAGGTTGTGGCCGGTGAGCAGTTTGTCCGCTCCGAGGTCGGCGGCGTACCGTTCGAGGATATCCCGTCGGAAGACGCCGCAGTACGCACACGGGGCCATCCCCTCGGGGTCGTCCTCGGCGACCTGGTCCATGCGGAGGCCGAACTCCTCGGCGTAGGTGACGACCTCGTGGCGGATGTCTAACTCCCTGGTGAGTTCCTCGCTCGCGTCGAGGGAGGCGTCGCGGTAGCCTTCGATCCCCTCGTGAATCGAGAGGGCGACGAGGTCGATGCGAGGGTCCTTGCCGAACGTCTCGGCGAGGATGTGAGTGAGGACCACCGAGTCCTTTCCGCCCGAGAGACCGACGACCCACGTCTCGGGGTCGTCGGGCGTCGCCGCCGCCGAGAGCAGGCCGTCCTCGCGAATCCGCCGGCGGACGCGCTTTTCGACCGAGACACAGAGGTGGGTCTTACAGAGGTGTAACCCGGAGTAGGCCGCGTGCATGACCGCCTCGCGACCGCACTTGTCGCACTCCATCACTCCCGCCTTGCCCGGCGGCGCTGATGACGGTTTCGTCTACGCGCTCGGTCGGCGTCGACGGGAGCAAGATGACACGCGCCGGGCGTGCGAAAACCGTTTCCGGGGCCCCCACCGAGTGAGGGTAATGGACCGAGACGTCGCTCTCGACTACGTGGAGCAGATACTCGAGACGGTCGAGACCGAGGAGATGGCGGTACCCGTCCGCGAGGTGTGGGTGTACGGCGACGTCGCCCTCGGTCTCGATCCGATCGACCGACTCGACGTCTACGTGACGAAGGACATGCTCATGCGCGGTGACCGCTCTCGGGCCGACGAGTTCGAGTCCGACTACGGCGTCAAGGGCGTCGGCTCCTCGGTCAGGACGACGTGGGCCGACGCCTTCCCCGAGTACCTCCGGACGAGTGACAACGGCTACGCCGCCCCCGAGAAGTGTCTCGCCGCGCACCTCCTGGACGGATTGGACGGCGAGATCCACCTGGAGGTGTGTAACGCGAGCTTCGACCAGAACGTCACCCAGCGGCTGAAGGGCGCGGTGGCCCGCGAGGCGTACGAGGAGATACTCGACCCCCGCGGCGTCCAGTTATGGGTCGACGGCCGACGCGACGAAGAGGCGCTCTCGAAGGTGCGAGCAGGGAGCCTCGCGTTCCCGACGCTCCCAGCCGCACTGGAGATGCTCGGCCTCGACGAGGACCAGGCGAGAGAAGCGAGCGACGCGCTCTGCGAGCACCGCACCGCGCAGTCGGGGACGACCGTCCGGGGCGACGTGGTCTGACGACGCGCGACTCACCCGCGCTCGTCGCGCCTGCTGTCCTCGCGTCCGCGCCCCTGCTCGTCTCCCTCCCCGTACCGGTCGCTCGCGCGGTCGCGTGCGTACGCCTCCGCGTCGGTCCGGTGCATCTCCTGCCTGTCGCGAGTCTCGTCACGGATGAACAGGTACAGTACCAGCGGCGCGGCGAGGCCGACCAGGAGGACCACGACGAGGGCGACTTCGGCCATGTCTTTCGGTTCCAGCGCCACGAGTGTCAGTCTTCACGTGTCGGTCCGCCTCGCCGACGGGTTTTTCACCCATCCGACACGACCTCGGGGCGATGAGCCCTCCAGCACATCGCGCAGACGACGACTCGGGCTGTCCGAAGTGCGGTCACACGGAGACCGAACTCGACGACATCGCCACCTCCGGAACCGGCCTGTCGAAGATGTTCGACATCCAGAACCGGACGTTCACCGTCGTCACGTGTACGAACTGCGGCTACTCCGAGCTGTACCGTGGCGAGTCGAGCGGGAACCTCGTCGACCTGTTCTTGGGGTGAGTTCCCGGCGGACTCGGTCGGGAGCGCCGGCTTCGACGGGGTCTATCGCTCCGCCACCCGACCGACGACGACGTCGAACGGGACCACCTCGGCACGGCGGTACTCCTCGGCGTGCATCTGCTCGGCGACGGTTCGTCCCATCGACCGCCACTCCCGGCGGAGCGCATCGTACGCGTCCGCAGAGAGCACCCGGCGGAGTTCGGTCTCGTGGGCGTCGAGCCCTTCGCCCGTCGCCTTGCGTTTCGCGTCCTCGACGTCGCCCGCGTCGTAGGGCGGTTCGACGCGTTTGTCGTGGTGGTACCGACTGGTCCGAACGTCGCGGAGGCCACACCGCTCGAACAGCGCGGGGAGCGTGTCGCCGAGGGCGACGTCGGTCGCGACCCCGTCCAGATACGCCGACCGCACGCGCCGTTCGAGTTCGACCTCGCGTTCGACGGTGGAGTCGACGCCGACGGCGGCGTTGTCGGGTTCGACGGCGGCGACGGAGTCCGAGGAGACACGGGCGAACTCACAGAGCGCGTCGGCGGGCGTCGGGAGGTTCACCAGCAGTGCCTGACAGACGACGAGGTCGAACGCGTCGGTCTCGAAGGGGAGTCGCGTGGCGTCGCCCGCGACGACCGGGAGACCGGTTTCGTCGCGGGCGACACCGAGCAGGCGAGGGTCGGCGTCGAGGCAGACGACCTCGGCGTCGGACTCCGCCGCGAGGACCCGAGAGAGCTCTCCCGTCCCCGCACCGACGTCGAGGATGCGCGTCCGGGTCGGGAGCGCCAGCGCTGAGAGGGCCGCGCGCGACCCGTCCCACATCCCCTCACGCGTCCGTCGGAGGTACTCGGCAGTGAACCTGCGCACAGGCCTGGTTGTCGAGAGGAGGTCAAAAACCGCGTGGATTCGTCGGGCGAGCCGCCCCCTTCAGACCTCGGCGGCCTCGGCCGCGAGTTCGCGCACGCGCTCGATGTTCCACGCGAAGCCGCGGCCGTCTTCGGTCGGCGTCTCGAGGACGAGCGGGACGTCCACCAGGTCGGGGTGGCTGACGATGCGACGCATCCCTTCGACGCCGATGTGCCCCTCGCCGATGTGGGCGTGTTCGTCCTTGTTCGTCCCGCAGGCGTGCTTGGAGTCGTTGAGGTGGATGCACGCGAGATGCTCGAGACCGACCACGTCGTCGAACTCCGCGACGGCGTCGTCGACGGCATCGGCGCTCGAGAGGTCGTAACCCGCGGCGAACGCGTGGGCGGTGTCGACGCAGACGTCGAGGTCCTGTTCCGACTCCCGGAGGACGTACGCGAGGTGCTCGAAGTCGCCGCCGAGTTTCGTGCCCGACCCCGCGTCGCTCTCGAGGAGGACGGTGACCTCGTCGGGAATCGAGAGGTCGTCGAGGACGCTCACGGCGTTGTCGAGTCCCCCTTCGACCCCCGCGCCCGTGTGGGCACCGAGGTGGACGTTCACGTACTCGATGCCGAGTTGCGAGGCAGCGTCGACCTCCTTCTGCATCGAGTCGAGAGACTTCTGCCGGAGGCCGTCTTTCGGCGTGCAGAGGTTCACGAGGTACGACGAGTGGATGACCCACGGCCCATCGAGCTGGTCCGCCGTGGCGGTCCGGAACTTCTCGGCCTCGTCGGCGTCGATGTCAGGGTCCTGCCAGACCTGTGGTGAGTGGGTGAATATCTGTCCGCAGTTGCCGCCGAACGTGACCTGCCGGTGGACGGCGTTGCGGAGGTCGCCGTACGGGGGTTTCTCGTCGTCGTTCGGCCGGGGGCTCTTGGAGATAGAGACGTGGGCGCCTACTCGCATGTGCAAGGGCAAGTGGTTGGGGGAGAAAGGCGCTTCGGAGCGACCCGACCCTCGCTTTCGGTGTCGGTGTCTCGGGTGGGTCGACTCGGAGAAGCGCGGCTTCTGAGCAGTCGCGACCCCCGTTCGAACTCAGGAGCGCGCGCGCGACTGCCGGCGCACCCACTCGTCTGCGGCGTACTTGTCTTCCACTCGCTCGCGTGCGAGCGCGAGTTCGTCGTCGGTCCACGACCCCTCGCTCGCGTCACACCACGCCGCCAGTTCGTCCTCGAACGCCGTGACCACCTCCGCCCGAGCGGCGTCGGTGTGTTCGTCGAGTCCCGTCACGCGCTCTGTGAACGCCGCCGTCGTCACGCCGCTGTCGACGAACGACGCGAGGTGGCTGTCGGGACGCGTCGAGAAGGTGACCGAGCCGTGCTGGACCACGGCGTCGCGCTGGCGGTACTGGGCGTTCCCGCTCACCTTCCGCCCCGTCCCCGAGACGACGAGGTCGTGAGCGGGGTTCAACGCCCGGAGGTAACACGCCGGGTCGTACAGTGCGGGGACCTCCTGGTCGACGAAGTCGACGGGGACGCCCACCGCCGCGAAGGCGTCCAGGACGGGGTCGAGCAGATAGTGGTAACAGTCCATGAGGTTTCCGGGGAGTTCCGCGCGGGGAGCCGTGATGGAGTAGGAGATGTCGCCGAACGAGTCGTGGTAGATGCCGCCGCCACCGGTCGGCCGGCGGGTGACGTCCACTCCCTCGCGGGCGCACCACTCCCAGTCGACGGTCGTCGGGTCCTGGTGGTACCCGAGCGAGAGACACGACGGCTCCCAGCGGTAGAGCCGAACGGTTCGGGGGCCGCCGTCGGCGGCCGTCTCCGCGGCGACCTCGTCGAGCGCCATCTGCATCGGTCCGGGCCGCGACTCCTCGCGGATGAGCCGCCACTCGCGGTCGGCGGGCGGGGATGTGTCCATGGGGGAGACTGGACCGACGCGGGGAAATCGATTGTGCCTCTCGCCCGGCAACGGTGTGCGTCGAACCCGCGGCCGTACGAGTTCGACTCGTGAGAGACCGTCACGGACACAAGGTTATATCGCTCGGCGTATACGTTCACCCGAGCCACACGAGTGGCCAGGAAGACAATCATGGATCTCGATCAGTTCATCAGCGAGAACGCACCGCAAGAGGGAGGCGAAGGCTTCCAACTCGAAAATTCGAAGCTGCTCGACGTCTCGCTGGACGGAACCGTCATGGCGAAGGCCGGCTCGATGGTCGCGTACACGGGCGACATCTCGTTCGAGCGGAAGACCGAAGGCGGCATCTCGGGGATGCTGAAGAAGAAGGTAACCGGTGAAGGGAGTGTGATGATGCAAGCTTCGGGGACCGGTCACGTGTACCTCGCCGACCAGGGCAAGGAAGTGCAGGTACTCGAACTCGACGCCGGCGAGGAACTCAGTGTCAACGGGAACGACATCCTCGCCTTCGAGAGCGACGTGGAGTGGGACATCAAGATGATGGACAGCGTCGCCGGCGCGTCGACGGGTGGCCTGTTCAACGTCTACCTCAAGGGCCCGGGCCACGTCGCCATCACGACGCACGGCAAGCCCATCGTCGTGCCGACCCCGGTTCGAACGGACCCGCAGGCGACCGTCGCGTGGAGCGGTAACGTCTCGCCGGGGACGAAGCGCGACCTCAACCTCAAGAGCTTCATCGGGAAGTCCTCGGGCGAGACGTATCAGCTCGACTTCTCACAGGAGGGCGGATTCGTCATCATCCAGCCGTTCGAGGAGCGGAACCCCGCCCAGTGAACGGCTGACCCCTGCGTGCGGGTCGGCCCCGACAGCCCGAACCACCTGCGAATCGGCCCGGAGACCGCTGACGCGGATTCGTTGTCGGATTCCTCCGTTATCACTCACCCGTGAGCGCGCCGTCTCGTGCGTATCGGCCCGGATTCTGTATCGCGATATAAGATTTATCGGCTCGCATCCGACGGATAGACGTCCCATCTGTGGGCCGCACGCGACACGGGGGGCTTTTACCGCGTCGTCGCTCACTCTCGCGTATGGTGCGGAACGTGGCCGGGTTGATGACCGAGCTCGAACCCGAGGACTTCTACCTGCTCTCGGGCGTCGAGCAGGGGATGCGCTTCTCCGAGTGGGTGAACCGGGAGAAGCTCCCCACGCTCGCCAACCTCACGGCCGAGAACGTCGACTACCGGCTCGAC is a window from the Salinigranum halophilum genome containing:
- a CDS encoding lipoate--protein ligase family protein → MDTSPPADREWRLIREESRPGPMQMALDEVAAETAADGGPRTVRLYRWEPSCLSLGYHQDPTTVDWEWCAREGVDVTRRPTGGGGIYHDSFGDISYSITAPRAELPGNLMDCYHYLLDPVLDAFAAVGVPVDFVDQEVPALYDPACYLRALNPAHDLVVSGTGRKVSGNAQYRQRDAVVQHGSVTFSTRPDSHLASFVDSGVTTAAFTERVTGLDEHTDAARAEVVTAFEDELAAWCDASEGSWTDDELALARERVEDKYAADEWVRRQSRARS
- a CDS encoding AIM24 family protein — translated: MDLDQFISENAPQEGGEGFQLENSKLLDVSLDGTVMAKAGSMVAYTGDISFERKTEGGISGMLKKKVTGEGSVMMQASGTGHVYLADQGKEVQVLELDAGEELSVNGNDILAFESDVEWDIKMMDSVAGASTGGLFNVYLKGPGHVAITTHGKPIVVPTPVRTDPQATVAWSGNVSPGTKRDLNLKSFIGKSSGETYQLDFSQEGGFVIIQPFEERNPAQ